The stretch of DNA AGCTGGCGTGTATCTTCTCGAAATTCTCCGGGAGTTGGATCCGAGGCCGACCGAATGTTTTTCCTTGTTTCATGGCTTCTTTGATTCCCTCCGCTTGGCGCTGCAGCATGATTTCTCGCTCAAATTGCGCAATTCCCGCCATTATAGTAAAAAGTAATTTCCCTGTTGGTGTCGTGGTGTCCGTCTTTTCTTTTACGCTGATTAGGTTGACGCCCTTTTTCTCCAGCTCGTCTACTATGTCCAAAAGGTCCTTGGTACTCCTGGCGAGCCTGGAATATGATTCAATTATGAGCGTGTCTCCTTCGCGTACATACTCCATCATGCTCTTGAATTCCGGGCGCTCCGTATTCTTGCCGCTTTTCTTTTCCCTAAAAATCTTTTCGACGCCTTGTTGCATTATAATCTCCAGCTGTCTGTCGAGGTTCTGCTCCTTCGAGCTTACTCTTATATAACCAACCTTTTGTCCCATTTTTGTGTCTCTCCTCTTATCTGTCTGTATGTCTTATCAAATAGTATATTGACTTTTGAGACATATCTCAATACATTTTTATAAGGTTTTGAGATAGTTTTTCATGGGTGGATTCGGGTGTCTCAGAAAGCGTGCTTTTTGCGACAAATAAAAAAACCATCAAAAGATGGTCCCTTCTTCTACTAACTTGCCTCTTTAGTTCAAGAACATTAATTCATAAACTCAATACAAATCGTTATATAAATGTAATAGGACTATTTCCAGTTACGAGTCAACTATTGAGATATGTTTTGGACGCACTCTATAAAACATTGCTTCCTCGTTAACTAAGCTATAATAAATAGAACATACATTTAATCAAGGATAAACAGACTTTTTATTCAGTCTTATTTCTAATATTACCGGCTGATTAATCATTTCCTTTAATTTCTCGCCATAATGCATCCAATTAATGTTTTCATTTTTGGGGGCTGAAAGTTCAAGAACTATTCTACCATTCCATACACCTTGATAA from Neobacillus sp. CF12 encodes:
- a CDS encoding recombinase family protein — its product is MGQKVGYIRVSSKEQNLDRQLEIIMQQGVEKIFREKKSGKNTERPEFKSMMEYVREGDTLIIESYSRLARSTKDLLDIVDELEKKGVNLISVKEKTDTTTPTGKLLFTIMAGIAQFEREIMLQRQAEGIKEAMKQGKTFGRPRIQLPENFEKIHASWRAGHITAVQAMKDTKLTRATFYRLVKEYEAQEELQA